The Thermincola ferriacetica genome has a segment encoding these proteins:
- the purM gene encoding phosphoribosylformylglycinamidine cyclo-ligase, with protein MEEKKGITYADAGVDITAGNEAVELMKAHVMRTFRPEVLTGIGGFGGLFALDAAKYKNPVLVSGTDGVGTKLKIAFMTGRHDTIGIDAVAMCVNDILVQGAEPLFFLDYLAVGKLVPEKVADIVKGIAEGCRQAGCALIGGETAEMPGFYAEDEYDVAGFVVGIVDREKIIDGHAVQPGDKLVGLPSSGLHSNGFSLARKVLLEIGGFALHETPAPLTRPLGEELLEPTRIYVKQVLPLLKKHRIKGMAHITGGGLTENIPRILPNNCKVVIDPSAWTVPPIFKLIQETGRVVDHEMLRTFNMGIGLVIIAAPDEAEAVMQTLAANGEKAVYIGEVVPGEAAVEYKGV; from the coding sequence ATGGAAGAAAAAAAAGGGATAACTTATGCCGATGCAGGTGTAGACATTACAGCCGGCAATGAGGCGGTAGAATTGATGAAGGCCCATGTCATGAGGACCTTCCGCCCGGAAGTACTGACCGGCATAGGAGGGTTTGGCGGCTTATTTGCCTTGGATGCAGCCAAATATAAAAATCCGGTCCTGGTTTCCGGAACGGACGGAGTAGGTACCAAATTAAAAATAGCTTTTATGACGGGCAGGCATGATACCATCGGTATTGATGCTGTGGCTATGTGTGTGAACGACATCCTGGTGCAGGGAGCGGAACCCCTGTTTTTCCTGGACTACCTGGCAGTAGGGAAATTGGTTCCTGAAAAGGTAGCCGATATTGTAAAAGGGATTGCCGAAGGCTGCCGGCAGGCCGGGTGTGCCCTGATTGGCGGTGAAACTGCGGAGATGCCCGGATTTTATGCCGAAGACGAATATGATGTGGCCGGGTTTGTTGTCGGTATTGTTGACCGGGAAAAAATAATTGACGGCCATGCTGTTCAGCCTGGTGACAAACTGGTCGGTTTGCCTTCATCCGGACTCCACAGCAACGGGTTTTCCCTGGCCAGAAAAGTGCTGCTGGAAATAGGCGGTTTTGCCCTGCATGAGACACCGGCGCCTTTAACCAGGCCATTGGGCGAGGAACTTCTTGAGCCAACCCGTATTTACGTGAAACAGGTACTTCCCCTGTTGAAAAAACATCGTATTAAAGGGATGGCGCATATTACCGGTGGTGGCTTGACGGAAAACATTCCCCGTATCCTTCCCAACAACTGCAAGGTAGTAATTGACCCGTCGGCCTGGACAGTACCGCCTATCTTTAAACTTATCCAGGAGACGGGCCGCGTGGTAGACCATGAAATGCTGCGCACATTCAATATGGGCATAGGCCTGGTCATAATTGCGGCTCCCGACGAAGCGGAAGCTGTAATGCAGACCCTTGCCGCTAACGGGGAAAAAGCCGTTTATATAGGTGAGGTAGTACCCGGAGAGGCGGCTGTAGAATATAAGGGGGTATAA
- the purN gene encoding phosphoribosylglycinamide formyltransferase → MAKVKLGVLASGRGSNLQAIMDNIDAGKLSAEVVVVISDKPGAFALERARKKGIPAFWFELASFPGKAEYEKAIVDTLVQHGVDLVVLAGYMKLVGEVLLQSFPNRIMNIHPALLPAFPGAHGQRDAVEYGVRYSGCTVHFVDAGMDTGPIILQAVVPVMQDDDEDTLAQRILQEEHKIYSQAIQLFADGKLKVEGRKVRISD, encoded by the coding sequence ATGGCCAAAGTAAAGCTGGGCGTGCTGGCCTCCGGCAGAGGTTCCAACCTGCAGGCAATCATGGATAACATTGATGCCGGGAAGCTATCGGCGGAAGTGGTTGTTGTCATCAGCGACAAACCAGGGGCCTTTGCCCTGGAAAGGGCCAGGAAAAAAGGAATTCCGGCTTTCTGGTTTGAACTGGCAAGTTTTCCAGGGAAAGCCGAATACGAGAAAGCAATAGTGGACACCCTGGTTCAGCATGGTGTTGACCTGGTGGTTCTGGCAGGCTATATGAAGTTGGTCGGTGAAGTGCTGCTACAGAGTTTTCCCAACCGGATAATGAACATTCACCCCGCTTTGCTGCCTGCATTTCCAGGGGCGCATGGCCAAAGGGATGCGGTAGAATACGGGGTCAGGTATTCGGGATGTACCGTCCATTTTGTAGACGCCGGCATGGATACAGGTCCGATTATCCTGCAGGCTGTCGTACCTGTCATGCAAGACGATGATGAAGACACTTTGGCTCAGAGAATACTGCAAGAGGAACACAAGATTTACTCCCAGGCCATTCAACTCTTTGCTGACGGTAAATTAAAGGTTGAGGGAAGAAAAGTGCGGATCAGTGACTAG